A DNA window from Caulobacter mirabilis contains the following coding sequences:
- the miaB gene encoding tRNA (N6-isopentenyl adenosine(37)-C2)-methylthiotransferase MiaB: MTQSAPEKRLYIKTYGCQMNVYDSERMADVLRPLGYGVTNDPEGADLVVLNTCHIREKATEKVYSELGQIKLMKSRKAEAGGTMNVVVAGCVAQAEGAEIMRRQPAVDLVVGPQAYHQIPELIAKAHRATGERLSADFAPDEKFDALPADRQVTGVTAFLTVQEGCDKFCTFCVVPYTRGGEWSRPADAILAEARVLADKGVREVTLLGQNVNAYDGCEGGLAGLVRKLAKIDGVDRIRYTTSHPRDMDEALIAAHGELPELMPYLHLPVQAGSDKILKAMNRAHTAESYIRLIEKIRAARPDIAISGDLIVGFPGERDGDFEATMNLVREVGYAACFSFKYSRRPGTPASAMPGQVAEELKDERLQRLNALLGEQQQAFNESVVGRVAPVLIEKPGRHAGQIGGRSPWLQPVHIDGPESLIGRIVPVRIDAATRNSLSGSLVPETA; encoded by the coding sequence ATGACCCAGTCCGCGCCGGAAAAGCGCCTCTACATCAAGACCTACGGCTGTCAGATGAACGTCTACGACAGCGAGCGCATGGCCGACGTCCTGCGCCCGCTGGGCTATGGCGTGACCAACGATCCCGAAGGCGCCGACCTGGTGGTGCTGAACACCTGCCACATCCGCGAGAAGGCCACCGAAAAGGTCTACTCCGAGCTCGGCCAGATCAAGCTGATGAAGTCCCGCAAGGCCGAGGCCGGCGGGACCATGAACGTCGTCGTGGCCGGCTGCGTGGCCCAGGCCGAGGGGGCCGAGATCATGCGCCGCCAGCCGGCGGTGGACCTGGTCGTCGGCCCGCAGGCCTATCACCAGATCCCCGAGCTGATCGCCAAGGCGCACCGCGCGACCGGGGAGCGGCTGTCGGCCGACTTCGCGCCGGATGAGAAGTTCGACGCCCTGCCCGCCGACCGGCAGGTGACCGGCGTCACCGCCTTCCTCACCGTGCAGGAGGGCTGCGACAAGTTCTGCACCTTCTGCGTGGTGCCCTATACCCGCGGCGGCGAGTGGTCGCGTCCGGCCGACGCCATCCTGGCCGAGGCCCGGGTGCTGGCTGACAAGGGCGTGCGGGAGGTCACCCTGCTGGGCCAGAACGTCAACGCCTACGACGGCTGCGAGGGCGGCCTGGCCGGCCTCGTCCGCAAGCTGGCGAAGATCGATGGCGTCGACCGCATCCGCTACACGACCAGCCACCCGCGCGACATGGACGAGGCCCTGATCGCGGCCCATGGCGAGCTGCCGGAGCTGATGCCCTATCTGCACCTGCCGGTGCAGGCCGGCAGCGACAAGATCCTCAAGGCGATGAACCGCGCCCATACCGCCGAGAGCTACATCCGCCTGATCGAGAAGATCCGCGCCGCGCGGCCGGACATCGCCATCAGCGGCGACCTGATCGTCGGCTTCCCCGGCGAGCGGGACGGCGACTTCGAGGCGACGATGAACCTCGTCCGCGAGGTCGGATACGCCGCCTGCTTCTCGTTCAAATACAGCCGCCGACCGGGCACCCCGGCCTCGGCGATGCCCGGCCAGGTGGCCGAGGAGCTCAAGGACGAGCGCCTGCAGCGCCTGAACGCCCTGCTCGGCGAGCAGCAGCAGGCCTTCAACGAGTCCGTCGTCGGCCGCGTCGCGCCGGTGCTGATCGAGAAGCCCGGCCGCCACGCCGGCCAGATCGGCGGCCGCTCGCCCTGGCTGCAGCCGGTGCACATCGACGGGCCGGAATCGCTGATCGGCCGGATCGTGCCGGTGCGCATCGACGCGGCGACCCGCAACAGCCTGTCGGGCTCGCTCGTTCCGGAAACAGCATGA
- a CDS encoding LysR family transcriptional regulator, with product MANVQTRPYLPLNALRAFEASARHLSFTRAAGELCVTQAAISHQVKALEQRLGRPLFRRLPRGLAITDEGLALLPSLTEAFDRMGEALERFEGGQMRQVLTVGAVGAFAVGWLLPRLADFRERHPFVDLRLLTNNNKVDPAAEGLDYAVRYGDGAWHQTEAGKLFDVALSPLCSPRLAARLHEPADLARQPLLRSYRADEWPAWFAAAGTAAPPIRGPVFDTSLAMVQAAAHGEGVALAPPLLFEGDLRSERIVQPFPTTVATGAYWLTRLKTRPATEAMEAFRRWLLEQTAA from the coding sequence TTGGCCAACGTCCAGACCCGCCCCTATCTGCCGCTCAACGCCCTGCGCGCTTTCGAGGCCTCGGCGCGGCACCTCAGCTTCACCCGGGCGGCCGGCGAGCTGTGCGTGACCCAGGCCGCCATCAGCCACCAGGTGAAGGCGTTGGAGCAGCGGCTGGGCAGGCCCCTGTTCCGCCGCCTGCCTCGCGGGCTGGCTATCACCGACGAGGGCCTGGCCCTGCTGCCGAGCCTGACCGAAGCCTTCGACCGCATGGGCGAGGCGCTTGAGCGGTTCGAGGGCGGACAGATGCGCCAGGTGCTGACCGTCGGCGCCGTCGGCGCCTTCGCGGTCGGCTGGCTGCTGCCCAGACTGGCGGACTTCCGCGAGCGCCACCCCTTCGTCGATCTGCGCTTGCTGACCAACAACAACAAGGTCGACCCGGCGGCCGAAGGTCTGGACTACGCCGTCCGCTACGGCGACGGAGCCTGGCATCAGACCGAAGCGGGCAAGCTGTTCGACGTCGCCCTGTCGCCGCTCTGTTCGCCCAGGCTGGCCGCCCGGCTCCACGAGCCCGCGGACCTCGCGCGCCAGCCCCTGCTGCGCTCCTACCGCGCCGATGAGTGGCCGGCCTGGTTCGCCGCCGCCGGAACCGCCGCCCCGCCGATCCGCGGACCGGTGTTCGACACCTCCCTGGCCATGGTCCAGGCCGCGGCCCACGGCGAGGGCGTGGCGCTGGCGCCGCCCCTCCTGTTCGAGGGCGACCTGCGCTCGGAACGCATCGTCCAACCCTTCCCGACGACGGTCGCGACCGGCGCCTACTGGCTGACGCGGCTCAAGACCCGGCCCGCCACGGAAGCCATGGAAGCGTTCCGCCGCTGGCTTCTGGAGCAGACCGCCGCTTGA
- the bla gene encoding class A beta-lactamase codes for MDRNVITSRVATRTTHKLAKAFLAVSLLAAASACSRSAAADPAAVVQASATERRLAELSLRAQPGVLGVYVEDLATGWSAGVEADAPRPMMSVFKAPMAAAVLAQVDAGALSLEHKVTIRKEDLRGGPTIVADQFKGEPLTFTVRELLGYAVSQSDNTATDALLPLIGGPPAVTAYMRGKGIEGFRLDRDERALGADIRRLGAEGFMADPRDTVTPRAAGAFLRQLAAGELVSPASTALLLDLMRKTTTGPRRIRVGMPTGSQLAHKTGGSGMVGKVAIATNDIGLVTTPDGRRLAVAIFLSASPANDKERDALIAEAARIATGG; via the coding sequence ATGGACCGGAACGTCATCACGAGCCGCGTAGCGACGCGCACCACCCATAAACTGGCAAAGGCCTTTCTCGCCGTCAGCCTGCTGGCGGCGGCCAGCGCCTGCAGCCGTTCGGCGGCGGCCGACCCGGCCGCGGTGGTCCAGGCTTCGGCGACCGAGCGCCGGCTTGCCGAGCTGAGTCTGCGGGCCCAACCCGGCGTGCTGGGCGTCTATGTCGAGGACCTGGCGACCGGCTGGAGCGCCGGGGTCGAGGCCGACGCCCCCCGGCCGATGATGAGCGTCTTCAAGGCGCCCATGGCGGCGGCGGTCCTGGCCCAGGTCGACGCCGGCGCGCTGTCGCTGGAGCACAAGGTGACGATCCGCAAGGAAGACCTGCGCGGCGGGCCGACCATCGTCGCAGACCAGTTCAAGGGCGAGCCCTTGACCTTCACGGTGCGCGAACTGCTCGGCTATGCGGTGAGTCAGAGCGACAACACCGCCACGGACGCCCTGTTGCCGTTGATCGGCGGCCCGCCGGCGGTCACCGCCTATATGCGCGGCAAGGGGATCGAGGGCTTCCGGTTGGATCGCGACGAGCGCGCCCTGGGCGCGGACATTCGGCGACTGGGGGCCGAGGGCTTCATGGCCGACCCGCGGGACACCGTGACCCCACGCGCGGCGGGGGCGTTCCTGCGCCAGCTGGCGGCGGGCGAGTTGGTCTCGCCGGCCTCGACCGCCCTGCTGCTGGATCTGATGCGAAAGACGACGACCGGCCCGCGGCGCATCCGCGTCGGCATGCCGACCGGCTCGCAGCTGGCGCACAAGACGGGCGGGTCGGGGATGGTGGGCAAGGTCGCCATCGCCACCAACGACATCGGCCTGGTGACGACGCCGGATGGCCGGCGGCTTGCGGTGGCGATCTTCCTCAGCGCCTCGCCGGCCAACGACAAGGAGCGCGACGCCCTGATCGCCGAGGCGGCGCGGATCGCGACGGGAGGCTAG
- a CDS encoding Fur family transcriptional regulator, which translates to MDRLEKLCIEKGMRMTDQRRVIARVLSSAQDHPDVEELYRRAHALDPHISIATVYRTVRLFEEAGIIERHDFRDGRSRYEEAPDVHHDHLIDMKTGKVVEFVDEEIEALQHAIARKLGYKLVDHRLELYGVPIED; encoded by the coding sequence TTGGATCGCCTGGAAAAGCTTTGTATCGAAAAAGGCATGCGGATGACCGACCAGCGTCGGGTCATTGCGCGCGTGCTGTCGTCCGCCCAGGACCACCCTGACGTAGAAGAGCTGTACCGCCGCGCCCATGCGCTGGATCCGCACATCTCGATCGCCACCGTCTATCGCACGGTGCGCCTGTTCGAGGAGGCCGGCATTATCGAGCGCCACGATTTCCGCGACGGCCGCTCGCGCTACGAAGAGGCGCCGGACGTTCACCACGACCACCTCATCGACATGAAGACCGGCAAGGTCGTCGAGTTCGTCGACGAGGAGATCGAGGCGCTCCAGCACGCCATCGCCCGGAAGCTCGGCTACAAGCTGGTCGACCACCGCCTCGAACTCTACGGCGTGCCGATCGAGGACTAG
- the rimI gene encoding ribosomal protein S18-alanine N-acetyltransferase, whose protein sequence is MSLRPAAPDEAPALAALHAQAFEHPWPEREIAELMTSPGVFALVVEDQGFILCRAVVGEAEILTLAVTPARRRGGVGRALVEAAAGVAAESGAESLFLEVADDNLAALALYAAAGFKPVGRRKAYYASGSDAVVMRRALNS, encoded by the coding sequence ATGAGCCTGCGGCCCGCCGCGCCGGACGAGGCCCCCGCCCTCGCCGCCCTGCACGCCCAGGCCTTCGAACACCCCTGGCCGGAGCGCGAAATCGCCGAGCTGATGACCTCGCCCGGCGTGTTCGCCCTGGTGGTCGAGGACCAGGGCTTCATTCTCTGTCGCGCCGTCGTCGGCGAGGCCGAGATTCTCACGCTGGCGGTCACGCCGGCCCGCAGACGCGGCGGCGTCGGTCGCGCGCTGGTCGAGGCGGCGGCCGGCGTCGCAGCTGAAAGCGGGGCCGAAAGCCTGTTTCTGGAGGTCGCCGACGACAACCTCGCAGCCCTCGCCCTCTACGCCGCGGCGGGTTTCAAGCCGGTCGGGCGGCGCAAGGCCTACTATGCGAGCGGCTCCGACGCTGTCGTGATGCGGCGCGCGCTTAACAGTTGA
- the tsaB gene encoding tRNA (adenosine(37)-N6)-threonylcarbamoyltransferase complex dimerization subunit type 1 TsaB, producing MILAFDTCLTACSAALLDGETVLAARSEAMPRGHQERLAPLVRELMAEARVGFSDLSRIGVTVGPGSFTGLRVGLAFAKGLSAALSIPAVGVGTLEALAYGTEGFVTAVLDARRSQVYVQLFGDGRALTAPDALTAEDAMARMAEVYAGGPATLIGSGAPLVADILPQARTQTPDGPDPVAVARLAARGADPKHPPRPLYLRAPDAKLPTL from the coding sequence TTGATCCTCGCCTTCGACACCTGCCTGACCGCCTGCTCCGCCGCCCTTCTGGACGGCGAGACCGTGCTCGCCGCCCGTTCCGAAGCCATGCCGCGCGGCCACCAGGAGCGTCTGGCGCCTCTGGTCCGCGAACTGATGGCCGAGGCCCGCGTCGGTTTCTCGGACCTGAGCCGGATCGGCGTGACTGTCGGCCCGGGCTCATTCACCGGCCTGCGCGTCGGGCTGGCCTTCGCCAAGGGCCTGTCGGCGGCCCTGTCGATCCCGGCCGTCGGGGTCGGGACGCTCGAGGCCCTGGCCTATGGAACCGAGGGCTTCGTGACCGCCGTGCTCGATGCGCGCCGCTCCCAGGTCTACGTCCAGCTGTTCGGCGACGGCCGGGCCCTGACGGCGCCCGACGCCCTGACCGCCGAGGACGCCATGGCCCGGATGGCCGAGGTCTATGCCGGCGGCCCGGCGACCCTGATCGGCTCCGGCGCGCCGCTGGTCGCCGACATCCTGCCCCAGGCGCGGACCCAGACGCCTGACGGCCCCGATCCCGTCGCCGTGGCCCGGCTGGCCGCGCGCGGCGCCGACCCGAAACATCCGCCGCGGCCGCTGTACCTGCGCGCGCCCGACGCCAAGCTGCCGACGCTATGA
- a CDS encoding malonic semialdehyde reductase: protein MSAALAIEPSPAPVAVLSDAGRDLLFREARTHNGWSDRPIPEALLRELYDLTKFGPTAVNATPARFVFVTSDEGKAKLAELASGNNKAKILAAPATVIIGYDLDFMDHNAKLFPHAPTMLEGMRGTPAAQELAFRNSSLQGGYFILAARALGLDTGPMSGFDNAAVDEAFFPGRNVKSNFIVSLGYGSGENLFPRSPRLDFEDAARFA, encoded by the coding sequence ATGTCCGCCGCCCTGGCTATTGAACCGTCGCCCGCCCCCGTCGCCGTCCTTAGCGACGCCGGCCGCGACCTGCTGTTCCGCGAAGCCCGCACCCACAACGGATGGTCGGATCGCCCGATCCCCGAGGCGCTGCTGCGCGAGCTCTATGACCTGACCAAGTTCGGCCCGACGGCCGTCAACGCCACCCCCGCGCGCTTCGTCTTCGTGACCAGCGACGAGGGCAAGGCCAAGCTGGCCGAACTCGCCTCGGGCAACAACAAGGCCAAGATCCTCGCCGCCCCCGCCACCGTGATCATCGGCTACGACCTCGACTTCATGGATCACAACGCCAAGCTCTTCCCGCACGCCCCGACCATGCTCGAAGGCATGCGCGGCACCCCGGCGGCGCAGGAGCTGGCCTTCCGCAACAGCTCGCTTCAGGGCGGCTACTTCATCCTGGCGGCCCGCGCGCTCGGCCTGGACACCGGCCCGATGTCGGGCTTCGACAACGCCGCCGTCGACGAGGCCTTCTTCCCGGGCCGGAACGTGAAGTCCAACTTCATCGTCTCGCTGGGCTACGGCAGCGGCGAGAACCTGTTCCCGCGCAGCCCGCGCCTGGATTTCGAGGACGCCGCCCGCTTCGCGTAA
- a CDS encoding NifU family protein has protein sequence MFIQTEATPNPEVLKFLPGREVLTEGAREFRDDEEANASPLARALFDLGDVTRVFFGPDFLTVTKAEGTDWAHLKAPILAAVMDHFTSGAPIVTDGAAQGHDDVAYEGETAQIVEEIKDLLDTRIRPAVAQDGGDIVFSRFEADTGVVYLHMRGACSGCPSSSATLKAGVENMLKHYVPEVTRVEQTL, from the coding sequence ATGTTCATCCAGACCGAAGCCACGCCGAACCCCGAGGTTCTGAAGTTCCTGCCCGGCCGCGAGGTCCTGACCGAAGGCGCGCGCGAGTTCCGCGACGACGAGGAGGCGAACGCCTCGCCGCTGGCGCGGGCGCTGTTCGACCTGGGCGACGTGACGCGGGTGTTCTTCGGGCCGGACTTCCTGACCGTGACCAAGGCGGAAGGGACCGACTGGGCGCATCTGAAGGCGCCGATCCTGGCCGCGGTCATGGACCATTTCACTTCCGGCGCGCCGATCGTGACCGATGGCGCGGCCCAAGGCCACGACGATGTGGCCTACGAAGGCGAGACCGCCCAGATCGTCGAGGAGATCAAGGACCTGCTCGACACCCGCATCCGTCCGGCCGTGGCCCAGGACGGCGGCGACATCGTCTTCTCGCGCTTCGAGGCGGACACCGGCGTGGTCTACCTGCACATGCGCGGCGCCTGCTCGGGCTGCCCGTCGTCGTCGGCCACGCTGAAGGCCGGCGTCGAGAACATGCTTAAACACTACGTCCCGGAAGTGACGCGGGTCGAGCAGACGCTCTGA
- a CDS encoding methyl-accepting chemotaxis protein: MRMPRLNDAPLAVKVGLAPLIGVIALALVAGGSWWMNHSQRTVLTHVVERDVPEALKLASISQRITAAHGELYRLTTGKLAEIEPDKIPERASKLSAEITDIRKDVDAAAKAAVDPANKKQLQALSQELSSYQDAVELVTGMLDADATTAAQFTVPFEEAYVQMNAVLAKAVDSSRAASVARAQKSVADAETIGAIATALVVLALLTVASVAVFLVLAIRKGVIQIAGATERLAGGDNQVSLDGLKRADELGAIVKSLVVFRDNQLRLAELHENEQAAASDREAARAEQERARAASAQEQAEVVDGLAEGLRRLTGGDLTYRLDRPFAPAYETLRADFNATVVQLSEIMGVIATRANGIEMASGESSAAADDLSRRTETQAANLQETATTLNEITDAVSRTAEGAVEADRMVAETGETARESGDVVRRAVAAMAQIEASSKQIGQITGVIDEIAFQTNLLALNAGVEAARAGDAGKGFAVVAQEVRALAQRSAEAAKEIKALIASSSGQIDTGAGLVGEAGQALERIVTRVADVTRLISQISGSVREQSNGLKEVNIAVNRMDQITQQNAAMVEQSTAASHAMRQEAEQLGVMVRQFKVADQVIHRAPADSRYAA; this comes from the coding sequence ATGCGTATGCCTAGGTTGAACGACGCGCCATTGGCCGTGAAGGTCGGCCTGGCGCCGCTGATCGGCGTGATCGCGCTGGCGCTGGTCGCCGGCGGGTCCTGGTGGATGAACCACAGCCAGCGGACCGTCCTGACGCACGTCGTCGAACGCGACGTTCCCGAAGCCCTGAAGCTGGCGTCGATCTCCCAGCGGATTACCGCCGCCCACGGCGAACTCTACCGACTGACCACGGGCAAGCTCGCCGAGATCGAGCCCGACAAGATTCCGGAGCGCGCCTCCAAGCTCTCCGCCGAGATCACCGACATCCGCAAGGACGTCGACGCCGCCGCCAAGGCCGCCGTCGACCCGGCGAACAAGAAGCAGCTGCAGGCCCTGTCGCAGGAGCTGAGCTCCTACCAGGACGCCGTCGAGCTGGTGACCGGCATGCTCGACGCCGACGCCACCACGGCGGCGCAGTTCACGGTGCCGTTCGAGGAAGCCTACGTCCAGATGAACGCGGTCCTCGCCAAGGCTGTGGACTCCAGCCGCGCCGCCTCGGTCGCGCGGGCGCAGAAGTCGGTGGCCGACGCCGAGACCATCGGCGCGATCGCGACGGCGCTGGTCGTCCTGGCGCTGCTGACGGTGGCTTCGGTGGCCGTCTTCCTGGTGCTGGCCATCCGCAAGGGCGTCATCCAGATCGCTGGCGCCACCGAGCGGCTCGCGGGCGGCGACAACCAGGTGAGCCTGGACGGCCTGAAACGCGCCGACGAACTGGGCGCCATCGTCAAGTCGCTGGTGGTCTTCCGCGACAACCAGCTGCGGCTGGCCGAACTCCACGAGAACGAACAGGCGGCCGCGTCCGACCGTGAGGCGGCCCGCGCCGAGCAGGAGCGGGCCCGCGCCGCCAGCGCCCAGGAGCAGGCCGAGGTCGTCGATGGCCTGGCCGAGGGCCTGCGTCGCCTGACCGGCGGCGACCTGACCTACCGCCTCGACCGTCCGTTCGCGCCGGCCTACGAGACGCTGCGCGCAGACTTCAACGCCACCGTCGTCCAGCTCTCCGAGATCATGGGCGTCATCGCCACCCGGGCGAACGGCATCGAGATGGCGTCCGGCGAAAGCAGCGCCGCCGCCGACGACCTGTCGCGCCGCACCGAAACCCAGGCCGCGAACCTGCAGGAGACGGCGACCACCCTCAACGAGATCACCGACGCCGTGTCGCGCACCGCCGAGGGCGCCGTCGAGGCCGACCGCATGGTCGCCGAGACCGGCGAGACGGCCCGGGAATCCGGCGACGTCGTCCGCCGCGCGGTGGCCGCCATGGCCCAGATCGAAGCCTCGTCCAAGCAGATCGGCCAGATCACCGGCGTCATCGACGAGATCGCCTTCCAGACCAACCTGCTGGCGCTGAACGCCGGCGTGGAAGCGGCCCGGGCCGGCGACGCCGGCAAGGGCTTCGCGGTCGTCGCCCAGGAAGTGCGGGCCCTGGCCCAGCGCTCGGCCGAGGCGGCCAAGGAGATCAAGGCGCTGATCGCCTCCTCCAGCGGCCAGATCGACACCGGCGCCGGACTGGTCGGCGAGGCCGGCCAGGCGCTGGAGCGGATCGTCACCCGGGTGGCGGACGTCACCCGCCTGATCTCGCAGATCAGCGGCTCGGTGCGCGAGCAGTCGAACGGCCTCAAGGAGGTCAACATCGCGGTCAACCGGATGGACCAGATCACCCAGCAGAACGCCGCCATGGTGGAGCAGTCCACCGCCGCCTCGCACGCGATGCGCCAGGAGGCCGAGCAGCTCGGCGTGATGGTTCGCCAGTTCAAGGTCGCCGACCAGGTCATCCATCGCGCGCCGGCGGACAGCCGCTACGCCGCCTAG
- a CDS encoding cytochrome P450, producing the protein MADGAFELGRAQRDKEARERAYSIPLSQIHVADPELWITDTHWPYFERLRKEDPVHWCEVDEEMGGYWSVTKFNDIMEVDTNHQVFSSDAFKGGITLRNFDEDFVLPMFIAMDPPKHDVQRKTVSPIVSPASLMQLEPIIRERAAGLLDSLPVGETFNWVDKISIELTTQMLATLFDFPWEDRRKLTRWSDVATAIPGNGIIETEEQRREELFECVDYFTRLWNERVNSEPKHDLISMLAHGESTRNMDRMEYLGNLILLIVGGNDTTRNSLSGGLLFLNQNPKEYDKLRADPSLIPSMVSEIIRYQTPLAYMRRTALEDYVLNGKTIRKGEKVAMWYVSGNRDDEVIDRPNEFIIDRERPRHHMSFGFGIHRCVGNRLAEMQLRVVWEEILKRYPVIDVVGEPRRVYSSFVKGYEELPVRIPARVG; encoded by the coding sequence ATGGCCGACGGCGCATTCGAACTGGGCCGAGCCCAGAGGGACAAGGAAGCCCGCGAACGGGCATACTCCATTCCGCTCTCGCAGATTCATGTCGCCGACCCGGAGCTGTGGATCACCGACACCCACTGGCCTTACTTCGAGCGCTTGCGGAAGGAAGACCCCGTCCACTGGTGCGAGGTCGACGAAGAGATGGGCGGCTACTGGTCCGTCACCAAGTTCAACGACATCATGGAAGTCGACACCAACCATCAGGTGTTTTCGTCCGACGCCTTCAAGGGCGGCATCACGCTGCGGAACTTCGACGAGGACTTCGTCCTGCCGATGTTCATCGCCATGGACCCGCCCAAGCACGACGTGCAACGCAAGACGGTGTCGCCCATCGTCAGCCCGGCCAGCCTGATGCAGCTGGAGCCGATCATCCGCGAGCGCGCCGCCGGCCTGCTCGACAGCCTGCCGGTCGGCGAGACCTTCAACTGGGTCGACAAGATTTCGATCGAGCTGACCACCCAGATGCTGGCGACGCTGTTCGACTTCCCCTGGGAGGACCGCCGCAAGCTGACCCGCTGGTCGGACGTGGCCACCGCCATCCCCGGCAACGGGATCATCGAGACCGAGGAGCAGCGTCGCGAGGAGCTGTTCGAATGCGTCGACTACTTCACCCGGCTGTGGAACGAGCGGGTGAATTCCGAGCCCAAGCACGACCTGATCTCGATGCTGGCCCATGGCGAATCCACGCGGAACATGGACCGCATGGAGTACCTCGGGAACCTGATCCTGCTGATCGTCGGCGGCAATGACACCACCCGCAACTCGCTCAGCGGCGGCCTGCTGTTCCTGAACCAGAACCCCAAGGAATACGACAAGCTTCGGGCCGACCCCTCGCTGATCCCGTCGATGGTGTCGGAGATCATCCGCTACCAGACGCCGCTGGCCTACATGCGCCGGACCGCGCTCGAGGACTATGTCCTGAACGGCAAGACCATCAGGAAGGGCGAGAAGGTCGCCATGTGGTACGTCTCGGGAAACCGCGACGACGAGGTCATCGACCGCCCGAACGAATTCATCATCGACCGCGAGCGGCCGCGCCACCACATGTCGTTCGGCTTCGGCATCCACCGCTGCGTGGGCAACCGACTGGCCGAGATGCAGCTGCGGGTGGTCTGGGAAGAGATCCTCAAGCGCTATCCGGTGATCGACGTCGTCGGCGAGCCCCGGCGGGTCTACTCCAGCTTCGTGAAGGGCTACGAGGAGCTGCCGGTCCGGATCCCCGCGCGGGTCGGCTGA
- a CDS encoding dienelactone hydrolase family protein, whose amino-acid sequence MLKLTRPEGNEPGDLNLSRRMLGGLFFAGYAAAAVSADAQPITTPADGLITETAMIPTVDRAIPAYVARPDARGRFPVVLVVSEVFGVHEYIRDTCRRLARLGYVAIAPDFFVRHGDPAPLTDFNKIRDIVSAATEQETMGDIQATISWLGAQPFAYRGRTAITGFCWGGAVVWLACSRFRDFRSGVAWYGRLARPADGQFLSEADRRWPVEEAGYLKAPVLGLYAGQDQGIPLTDVETMRNKLREYRKSDSDIIVYPQSQHGFHADYRASYDAAAAQDAWTRMLEHFQRTGVGPRRW is encoded by the coding sequence ATGTTGAAGCTCACCCGGCCGGAGGGCAACGAACCCGGCGACCTGAACCTGTCCCGGCGGATGCTGGGCGGCCTGTTCTTCGCCGGCTACGCCGCCGCCGCGGTCTCGGCCGACGCCCAGCCGATCACGACCCCGGCGGACGGGCTGATCACCGAGACGGCGATGATCCCGACGGTCGACCGCGCGATCCCGGCCTACGTCGCCCGTCCGGACGCGCGGGGACGCTTCCCGGTGGTGCTGGTGGTGTCGGAGGTGTTCGGCGTCCACGAGTATATCCGCGACACCTGCCGGCGGCTGGCCCGGCTCGGCTATGTGGCGATCGCGCCGGACTTCTTCGTCCGTCACGGCGACCCCGCCCCGCTGACCGATTTCAACAAGATCCGCGACATCGTCTCGGCCGCGACCGAACAGGAGACGATGGGCGACATCCAGGCCACGATCAGCTGGCTCGGCGCCCAGCCGTTCGCCTACCGCGGCCGCACGGCGATCACCGGCTTCTGCTGGGGCGGCGCGGTGGTCTGGCTGGCCTGCTCGCGCTTCCGGGACTTCCGGTCCGGCGTCGCCTGGTACGGCCGCCTGGCGCGGCCGGCGGACGGCCAGTTCCTGTCTGAGGCCGACCGCCGCTGGCCGGTCGAGGAGGCGGGCTACCTCAAGGCGCCGGTCCTGGGCCTCTACGCCGGCCAGGACCAGGGCATCCCGCTCACCGACGTCGAGACCATGCGCAACAAGCTGCGCGAGTACCGCAAGAGCGACAGCGACATCATCGTCTATCCGCAATCGCAGCACGGCTTCCACGCCGACTACCGCGCCAGCTACGACGCGGCCGCCGCTCAGGACGCCTGGACCCGCATGCTGGAGCATTTCCAGCGGACCGGCGTGGGCCCGCGCCGCTGGTGA
- a CDS encoding alpha-ketoglutarate-dependent dioxygenase AlkB: protein MEVVPGFTLSPGRLDAKAQADLLNAVLEAAHAAPFHRQVTPGGKPMSVEMTGLGPLSWVTDGRGYRYEPLHPLTGAPWPEMPAILQTLWAEFGDARVPADACLVNRYREGARMSLHRDEDEADYAFPVLSISLGDTAVFRIGGLQRNDPTRSVRLASGDVCRLAGPARLAYHGVDRILPGSSRLVPGGGRINLTLRRARPAPPLAGAPTAD from the coding sequence ATGGAAGTCGTTCCCGGATTCACCCTGTCGCCCGGCCGTCTGGACGCCAAGGCCCAGGCGGATTTGCTGAACGCGGTGCTGGAGGCGGCCCACGCCGCGCCGTTCCACCGTCAGGTCACGCCCGGCGGCAAGCCCATGAGCGTGGAGATGACGGGCCTCGGACCGCTGTCCTGGGTCACCGACGGCCGCGGCTATCGCTACGAGCCGCTCCACCCGCTGACCGGCGCGCCCTGGCCGGAGATGCCGGCGATCCTGCAGACGCTGTGGGCCGAGTTCGGCGACGCGCGGGTTCCCGCCGACGCCTGCCTGGTCAACCGCTACCGCGAGGGCGCGCGGATGAGCCTGCATCGCGACGAGGACGAGGCGGACTACGCCTTTCCGGTGCTGTCGATCTCGCTGGGCGACACAGCGGTGTTCCGGATCGGCGGGCTGCAGCGGAACGACCCCACGCGGTCCGTGCGGCTGGCCTCGGGAGACGTCTGCCGGCTCGCCGGCCCGGCGCGACTGGCCTACCATGGCGTCGACCGCATCCTGCCCGGATCGTCGCGGCTGGTCCCGGGCGGCGGCCGGATCAACCTGACCCTCCGACGGGCGCGGCCGGCCCCGCCCTTGGCTGGAGCTCCGACTGCGGATTAG